One genomic segment of Nodularia sp. LEGE 06071 includes these proteins:
- a CDS encoding CAP domain-containing protein, with product MKNQLSQILWVVGAAMTLVLTGCEQIVEYLPPLPRVEIPSDKPPQSPQPTQSATTEQIEIAVRQGINEVRQDEELQPLEHNEKLAQVARNYSRQMAENNFFSHTGDDGSNLQDRVSAGGIIYWVVGENLFKGTNVPQPVKVAVDGWMESPGHRENILRPVFTETGVGVWRVDNTYYITQLFLRR from the coding sequence ATGAAAAACCAATTATCCCAGATTTTATGGGTTGTAGGGGCAGCGATGACGCTGGTTTTAACTGGGTGTGAACAGATAGTTGAATATTTACCACCTTTACCTAGAGTCGAGATTCCATCAGATAAGCCGCCACAGTCGCCACAACCAACCCAATCTGCCACAACTGAGCAAATCGAAATTGCAGTTCGCCAAGGCATTAATGAGGTGCGTCAAGATGAAGAACTCCAGCCTCTAGAGCATAATGAGAAACTAGCACAGGTTGCCCGTAATTACAGCCGACAAATGGCAGAGAATAACTTTTTCAGTCATACTGGCGATGATGGCAGTAATCTCCAAGACAGAGTAAGTGCTGGTGGTATCATCTACTGGGTGGTCGGGGAAAATCTCTTCAAAGGTACAAATGTTCCTCAACCTGTAAAAGTCGCGGTTGATGGTTGGATGGAAAGTCCCGGACATCGTGAAAATATTCTTCGTCCGGTTTTTACAGAAACGGGTGTGGGAGTTTGGCGAGTTGACAACACCTATTACATCACTCAGTTGTTCTTACGGCGTTAA
- a CDS encoding HhoA/HhoB/HtrA family serine endopeptidase has product MKRLLKQSAFCLVLLVTGCIPTRDVRNAQQPLDLNLLAKSTENSDVNYVTRVVQEVGPAVVRIDSTRTVAISPDPVIERFFPGQLPTREEVQEGLGSGFITTADGLIFTNAHVVADADKVTVILKDGRSFQGEVVGADSVTDVAVVKIAATELPTVKLGNSDNLMAGEPAIAIGNPLGLDNTVTQGIISATQRSVAGLGVPTERVDFIQTDAAINPGNSGGPLLNAQGEVIGMNTAIIQGAQGLGFAIPINTAQRIAEQLIATGRVDHPYIGIQMAQLNPELREKLNQSDADIKITQDTGVIVLGVVRNSPAFRAGMRPGDMIESINNIAIKNIKQVQQQVEATNIGKPMQITLNRDGSRQQITVQPEALPTK; this is encoded by the coding sequence ATGAAACGACTTCTCAAGCAATCGGCTTTTTGCTTAGTTTTACTCGTAACTGGATGTATCCCTACCAGAGATGTCAGGAATGCTCAACAACCTCTCGACTTAAATCTATTAGCGAAATCAACAGAAAATTCTGATGTAAATTATGTAACAAGAGTTGTCCAAGAGGTAGGCCCCGCAGTGGTGCGAATTGACTCCACGCGCACTGTAGCAATATCCCCTGACCCTGTAATAGAAAGATTTTTTCCGGGACAGTTGCCCACAAGAGAAGAAGTACAAGAGGGACTTGGCTCAGGGTTTATAACTACTGCCGATGGGCTAATTTTTACTAATGCTCATGTGGTAGCAGATGCGGATAAGGTCACAGTTATCTTAAAAGATGGTCGCAGTTTTCAGGGCGAAGTTGTAGGTGCTGACTCTGTGACTGATGTTGCTGTTGTCAAAATTGCTGCTACGGAATTACCAACAGTCAAGCTGGGTAACTCAGATAACTTAATGGCGGGAGAACCTGCGATCGCGATCGGTAATCCTTTAGGATTAGATAACACCGTCACCCAAGGAATCATCAGCGCCACACAGCGTTCTGTAGCCGGTCTGGGTGTACCAACCGAGCGAGTAGACTTTATCCAAACCGATGCAGCCATTAATCCCGGTAACTCTGGTGGACCTTTGCTGAATGCTCAAGGAGAAGTGATTGGGATGAACACCGCCATCATCCAGGGAGCGCAAGGATTAGGTTTTGCCATTCCCATCAACACTGCTCAAAGAATTGCAGAACAATTAATAGCTACAGGACGAGTAGACCACCCCTACATCGGTATTCAAATGGCTCAGTTAAATCCTGAACTGCGCGAGAAACTTAATCAAAGTGATGCTGATATTAAAATTACTCAGGATACAGGTGTGATTGTTCTGGGAGTCGTCCGCAACTCCCCTGCTTTCCGGGCTGGAATGCGTCCCGGCGACATGATTGAAAGTATTAATAATATTGCTATTAAAAATATCAAGCAAGTGCAGCAACAAGTAGAAGCCACCAATATTGGTAAACCTATGCAAATTACTCTCAATCGCGATGGTAGCAGACAACAAATTACAGTTCAACCAGAAGCTTTACCCACAAAATAG
- a CDS encoding TIGR03885 family FMN-dependent LLM class oxidoreductase, which translates to MGVKAMAFFGYHASHEQFKPSALLEYVQAAHQAGFSRISCSDHFHPWSDRQGESGYAWSWLGAAMQSTPLNFGVVCAPGQRYHPAIIAQAAATLSEMFPQRFWVALGSGQALNEQITGDFWPAKAVRNMRLKECADVMRALWKGETITHYGLVNVEQAKLYTRPAIAPLIMGAAITPATAEWLGSWADGLITISHPYEMLKQVVEAFRRGGGEGKPMYLKVQLSYAADETLALEGAYDQWRTNIFPSYILTDLRHPQQFEAIAQFVKPEDMYQSVRISATPQQHIDWLKQDIELGFNEIYLHNVNRQQQKFIEVFGKEVIPALQGTN; encoded by the coding sequence ATTGGAGTTAAGGCTATGGCATTTTTTGGCTATCACGCCTCTCACGAGCAATTTAAACCCAGCGCTCTTTTAGAATATGTCCAAGCAGCTCATCAAGCTGGATTTAGTCGCATATCTTGTTCTGATCATTTTCATCCGTGGAGCGATCGCCAGGGCGAAAGCGGTTATGCTTGGTCTTGGCTAGGTGCGGCCATGCAGTCTACACCCTTGAATTTTGGTGTGGTTTGCGCCCCCGGACAGCGCTATCACCCGGCAATTATCGCCCAAGCTGCGGCTACTTTGAGTGAAATGTTTCCCCAACGGTTTTGGGTAGCATTGGGCAGTGGACAGGCTTTAAATGAGCAGATTACAGGGGATTTTTGGCCGGCGAAAGCTGTACGAAATATGCGCCTCAAAGAGTGTGCTGATGTGATGCGCGCCCTCTGGAAAGGTGAAACTATCACTCACTACGGTCTGGTAAACGTGGAACAAGCAAAGCTTTATACCAGACCAGCCATAGCACCGTTGATTATGGGGGCAGCAATTACCCCAGCCACTGCGGAATGGTTAGGAAGTTGGGCGGATGGACTGATTACTATTTCTCACCCCTATGAAATGCTGAAGCAAGTTGTAGAAGCATTCCGGCGAGGTGGTGGCGAAGGAAAACCAATGTATCTAAAAGTACAGCTTTCCTATGCAGCCGATGAAACTCTCGCCCTAGAGGGAGCTTATGATCAATGGCGGACAAATATTTTCCCAAGTTATATATTGACAGACTTGCGGCATCCCCAGCAATTTGAGGCGATCGCACAATTTGTCAAACCAGAAGATATGTATCAATCTGTCCGTATCTCAGCCACTCCGCAACAGCATATTGACTGGCTCAAGCAAGATATTGAACTCGGCTTTAACGAAATTTATTTACACAACGTTAATCGCCAACAGCAGAAATTTATCGAAGTTTTTGGCAAAGAAGTAATTCCAGCCCTTCAAGGTACTAATTAA
- a CDS encoding DUF305 domain-containing protein: MQILSLKNKFLALSFVALTSLTGGVLTACSTTSSENPNPNTTVTETSDQQQMKHGGMDHAMDLGPADASYDLRFIDGMIIHHQGALDMAQEAQEKSQRPEMKKLADEIIQAQNQEIAQMQQWRTAWYPNAGDKVMAYHAEMGHMMEMTPEQKQAMMMSMDLGAADAEFDLRFINGMIPHHEGALVMAQDALQKSQRPEMKELAEEIIQAQETEINQMKQWRQAWYNK, translated from the coding sequence ATGCAAATTTTATCTTTGAAAAATAAGTTTCTGGCGTTGAGCTTTGTAGCATTGACATCTTTAACTGGCGGAGTTTTGACGGCTTGTTCGACGACGAGTTCCGAAAACCCAAACCCCAATACGACTGTAACCGAAACAAGCGACCAGCAGCAGATGAAGCACGGTGGTATGGATCATGCAATGGATTTAGGGCCAGCCGATGCTAGCTATGATTTACGGTTCATTGATGGGATGATTATTCACCATCAAGGGGCTTTAGATATGGCTCAGGAAGCACAGGAAAAATCACAACGTCCTGAAATGAAAAAGCTAGCAGACGAAATCATTCAAGCCCAGAACCAAGAAATTGCTCAGATGCAGCAGTGGCGAACAGCCTGGTATCCTAATGCTGGGGATAAAGTCATGGCTTATCATGCTGAAATGGGTCACATGATGGAGATGACACCTGAGCAAAAGCAAGCCATGATGATGAGCATGGATTTGGGTGCGGCTGATGCTGAGTTTGATTTGCGCTTTATTAATGGGATGATTCCTCACCATGAAGGGGCTTTAGTTATGGCTCAAGATGCTTTGCAGAAGTCTCAGCGCCCGGAAATGAAGGAATTGGCTGAGGAGATTATTCAGGCGCAAGAAACGGAAATTAATCAAATGAAGCAGTGGCGACAAGCTTGGTATAACAAGTAA
- a CDS encoding amylo-alpha-1,6-glucosidase codes for MRVTVGPPILTINHGSTFMATDLGGEINPHSHLGIFSDDTRFLSDYACYVDGKSWIRLTSATTTYYAARVYLINPQFTSTQGKIAQGDLSLIISRTVEQGIHEDLDITNNASHPVNFNLEIALASDFADIFEVASQQYVRRGHIETKWQEAENQLETSYKNDTFYRCLIYKPCNFTSQPHYANGRVTFDISLEPSETWHTCCKYHLIDHQHVREAVNLCYQAMLDPAIVSTEIERLHCQWRDSVTGIVCANEDLVRLYRQSVEDLGSLRLYDYDFEPDIWLPAAGVPKFVTLFGRDSLIISLQNMIVHPGFARGALQKLGQLQATELDDWRDAQPGKILHEVRQGELAYFSKVPHTPYYGTADATPLFLITLHETWKWLGDDSLLQNNRDRALRCLEWIDNYGDLDGDGFQEYQTQSSGGIENQGWKDSGDAVVYPDGSQVKAPKALCELQGYVFDAWMRMAEVFDVLGEGHFAQELRTKAAKLQVSFEEHFWSEDLECYVFCLDPEKQPVRSLTSNAGHCLWSGIASPERAARVVKRLMQPDMWSGWGIRTLSTENPAYNPYSYHLGSIWPHDNGIIAMGFKRYGFAAEVAEVAHGTFDAAKYFASYRLPELFAGIKREAGAFPVPYIEANVPQGWAAASVFHLIQAMLGLQADAPNQLLYVDPHIPKWLPEIELQHVEIGNSRVDLQFWREGEITHWDAVVKSGEVEVKQQTWQPWRTDK; via the coding sequence ATGCGAGTAACTGTCGGCCCACCAATTCTGACAATTAATCATGGTAGTACCTTTATGGCCACTGACTTGGGTGGAGAAATCAATCCCCATAGTCATCTCGGAATTTTTTCAGATGATACCAGATTTTTAAGTGACTATGCCTGCTACGTTGATGGTAAATCCTGGATTCGCCTGACTTCCGCAACCACAACATATTATGCCGCACGGGTTTATCTGATCAATCCCCAGTTCACTTCTACACAAGGCAAAATTGCTCAAGGTGATTTATCGTTAATTATTAGCCGGACAGTAGAACAGGGAATACATGAGGATCTCGACATTACAAATAATGCATCCCACCCTGTCAACTTTAATCTAGAAATTGCTCTGGCTTCCGACTTTGCTGATATTTTCGAGGTAGCTTCACAGCAATATGTGCGTCGGGGGCATATTGAAACCAAATGGCAAGAAGCAGAAAATCAGCTAGAAACGAGCTATAAAAATGACACCTTTTACCGTTGTTTGATTTATAAACCTTGTAACTTTACATCCCAACCTCACTATGCAAACGGTCGCGTTACCTTTGATATATCACTAGAACCGAGTGAAACTTGGCACACTTGCTGTAAATATCACCTGATTGATCATCAGCACGTGCGCGAAGCTGTTAATTTGTGTTATCAAGCAATGCTAGATCCCGCTATTGTCAGTACAGAAATTGAAAGGTTGCATTGTCAATGGCGAGACTCGGTAACTGGTATTGTCTGCGCCAATGAGGATTTAGTCCGGCTTTATCGCCAGTCAGTTGAGGATTTAGGTTCACTGCGATTATATGACTACGATTTTGAACCAGATATTTGGCTACCAGCCGCAGGTGTACCCAAGTTTGTGACGCTGTTTGGCCGTGACAGTTTGATTATTAGTCTACAAAATATGATTGTCCATCCCGGTTTTGCCCGTGGAGCGCTGCAAAAATTGGGACAGTTACAAGCGACTGAATTAGACGATTGGCGTGATGCTCAACCGGGTAAGATTCTCCATGAAGTCCGCCAAGGTGAATTAGCATATTTTAGCAAAGTCCCCCATACACCTTATTACGGTACTGCCGATGCGACACCTTTATTTCTGATTACTTTGCATGAAACTTGGAAGTGGTTGGGAGATGATTCATTGTTGCAGAATAACCGAGATAGAGCATTGCGTTGTCTGGAATGGATTGATAATTATGGAGACTTAGACGGTGATGGATTTCAAGAATACCAAACGCAATCATCAGGGGGAATTGAAAATCAAGGTTGGAAAGACTCAGGTGATGCAGTTGTCTATCCAGATGGAAGCCAGGTAAAAGCACCAAAGGCATTATGTGAGTTACAAGGCTATGTGTTTGATGCATGGATGCGAATGGCGGAGGTGTTTGATGTTCTGGGTGAAGGACATTTTGCTCAAGAATTACGCACTAAAGCTGCTAAACTGCAAGTAAGTTTTGAAGAGCATTTCTGGAGTGAAGATTTAGAGTGTTATGTTTTTTGTCTAGATCCAGAGAAGCAACCAGTGCGATCGCTAACTTCAAATGCAGGTCATTGTCTCTGGAGTGGTATCGCCAGCCCTGAACGTGCAGCCCGTGTAGTCAAGCGGCTAATGCAACCAGATATGTGGAGTGGTTGGGGTATTCGGACATTAAGCACCGAAAATCCTGCCTATAATCCTTACTCCTATCACTTAGGTTCGATTTGGCCTCATGACAATGGCATCATTGCAATGGGATTTAAACGTTATGGTTTTGCGGCGGAAGTAGCCGAAGTTGCTCACGGTACTTTTGATGCAGCCAAGTATTTTGCCAGTTATCGTTTACCAGAACTTTTTGCGGGAATTAAGCGGGAAGCGGGAGCTTTTCCAGTTCCTTACATTGAAGCCAACGTGCCTCAAGGCTGGGCTGCGGCATCAGTTTTTCATTTAATCCAAGCAATGCTGGGTTTACAAGCTGATGCGCCTAATCAGTTGCTTTACGTTGATCCACATATACCAAAATGGCTCCCTGAAATTGAACTCCAGCACGTAGAAATTGGTAATTCTCGTGTGGATTTGCAGTTTTGGCGGGAAGGTGAAATTACCCATTGGGATGCGGTGGTTAAATCTGGTGAGGTGGAGGTAAAACAGCAAACTTGGCAACCTTGGAGAACTGATAAGTAG
- a CDS encoding Uma2 family endonuclease, protein MSALTLQLPAHLQFTDDEFAQVVAANKDLRLELSAEGELVIMSPTGGETGNRNFDLLGQVWFWNRQYNLGKAFDSSTGFKLPNGATRSPDAAWIRMEKWDSLTPQQRKKFLPLCPDFAVELVSETDDVADTQAKMREYLANGLQLGWLINPHDQQVEIYRPHQPPEILQSPTSLSGEDVLPDFTLDLQQILA, encoded by the coding sequence ATGAGCGCTTTAACTTTACAATTACCGGCTCATCTCCAATTTACTGATGACGAATTTGCTCAGGTTGTGGCTGCTAATAAGGATTTGCGTTTGGAATTATCTGCGGAAGGTGAATTAGTTATCATGTCACCAACTGGGGGAGAAACGGGAAACCGGAATTTTGATTTATTAGGTCAAGTATGGTTTTGGAACCGTCAATATAACTTGGGAAAAGCTTTTGATTCTTCCACTGGCTTTAAACTTCCTAATGGTGCAACTCGTTCTCCTGATGCTGCTTGGATCAGGATGGAAAAATGGGATAGTCTCACTCCCCAGCAAAGAAAGAAATTTCTGCCTTTGTGTCCTGATTTTGCTGTGGAATTGGTTTCTGAAACTGATGATGTCGCAGACACTCAAGCCAAAATGCGGGAATATTTAGCCAATGGTTTACAACTTGGTTGGTTAATTAATCCCCATGACCAACAAGTAGAAATTTATCGTCCTCATCAACCACCAGAAATTTTACAATCTCCTACAAGTTTATCGGGTGAAGATGTGCTTCCTGATTTTACTTTAGATTTACAACAAATTTTGGCATAA